The proteins below come from a single Streptomyces sp. SCSIO 75703 genomic window:
- a CDS encoding S16 family serine protease, with protein MLSRLTRPRALAVCALPVAALLATAVSAPLPFSVARPGLTADVLGENKGTPVITVSGAPTRTTEGQLRMTTIEATGPDADIRLGEVIGGWFDTDRAVMPRDAVYPSGGNVREIERYNERQMARSQDAATTAALGYLGRDGQGIDVTLRLADVGGPSAGLMFALGIVDKLDGDGSGGDLTGGRVVAGTGTITDRGAVGAVGGVPLKTQAARRDGATVFLVPKAECADARAELPKGLRLVPVATLEGAVDALRALATGKGDVPAC; from the coding sequence GTGCTCTCACGTCTCACGCGTCCCCGTGCCCTGGCCGTCTGCGCCCTGCCCGTCGCGGCCCTGCTGGCCACCGCGGTCTCCGCGCCGCTGCCGTTCTCCGTGGCCCGGCCCGGACTGACGGCCGACGTGCTGGGCGAGAACAAGGGCACCCCGGTCATCACCGTCTCCGGAGCACCGACACGGACCACCGAGGGCCAGTTGCGGATGACGACGATCGAGGCGACCGGGCCCGACGCCGACATCCGGCTCGGCGAGGTGATCGGCGGCTGGTTCGACACCGACAGGGCGGTCATGCCGCGCGACGCGGTCTACCCGAGCGGCGGGAACGTCCGCGAGATCGAGCGGTACAACGAACGCCAGATGGCGCGGTCCCAGGACGCGGCGACCACCGCCGCCCTCGGCTACCTGGGCCGCGACGGCCAGGGCATCGACGTCACCCTGCGGCTCGCCGACGTCGGCGGCCCCAGCGCCGGGCTGATGTTCGCCCTCGGCATCGTCGACAAGCTGGACGGCGACGGCAGCGGCGGCGACCTCACCGGCGGCCGGGTCGTCGCCGGCACCGGCACCATCACCGACCGCGGCGCGGTCGGCGCGGTGGGCGGGGTGCCGTTGAAGACGCAGGCCGCCCGCCGGGACGGCGCCACCGTCTTCCTGGTGCCGAAGGCCGAGTGCGCGGACGCGCGGGCGGAGCTGCCGAAGGGCCTGCGGCTGGTCCCGGTCGCCACGCTGGAGGGCGCCGTCGACGCCCTGCGCGCCCTGGCCACCGGCAAGGGCGACGTCCCCGCCTGCTGA
- a CDS encoding DEAD/DEAH box helicase gives MTTTASPSASHHLSPAFPGRAPWGTAGKLRAWQQGAMEKYVQEQPRDFLAVATPGAGKTTFALTLASWLLHHHVVQQVTVVAPTEHLKKQWADAASRIGIKLDPEYSSGPLGREYHGVAVTYAGVGVRPMLHRNRSEQRKTLVILDEIHHAGDSKSWGEACLEAFEPATRRLALTGTPFRSDTNPIPFVTYEEGDDGIRRSAADYTYGYGSALADGVVRPVIFMSYSGNMRWRTKAGDEIAARLGEPMTKDAISQAWRTALDPRGEWMPAVLRAADQRLTEVRKAIPDAGALVIAADQESARAYAKLIREITGDKATLVLSDDTGASKNIDTFSQGTDRWMVAVRMVSEGVDVPRLAVGVYATTISTPLFFAQAVGRFVRSRRRGETASVFLPTVPDLLTFANEMERERDHVLDKPKRGGEDDPYAESEKEMEEANREQDEDTGEQDMLPFEALESDAVFDRVMYNGAEFGMQAHPGSEEEQDYLGIPGLLEPDQVQLLLQKRQARQIAHSRKRPDEEADLLELPAERRPVVSHKELMELRRQLNTIVGAYVHQSGKPHGVVHTELRRVCGGPPSAEATAGQLRQRIDKVREWATRMK, from the coding sequence GTGACTACCACCGCCAGCCCCAGCGCCTCCCACCACCTCTCCCCGGCCTTCCCGGGCCGTGCCCCCTGGGGCACCGCCGGCAAGCTGCGGGCCTGGCAGCAGGGGGCGATGGAGAAGTACGTCCAGGAGCAGCCCCGGGACTTCCTGGCGGTCGCCACCCCCGGGGCGGGCAAGACCACCTTCGCCCTGACGCTCGCGTCCTGGCTGCTCCACCACCACGTCGTGCAGCAGGTGACCGTCGTCGCGCCGACCGAGCACCTGAAGAAGCAGTGGGCGGACGCCGCGTCCCGGATAGGGATCAAGCTGGACCCGGAGTACAGCTCGGGCCCGCTCGGCCGCGAGTACCACGGCGTCGCCGTCACCTACGCGGGCGTCGGCGTCCGCCCGATGCTGCACCGCAACCGCTCCGAGCAGCGCAAGACCCTCGTCATCCTCGACGAGATCCACCACGCCGGCGACTCCAAGTCCTGGGGCGAGGCGTGTCTGGAGGCGTTCGAGCCGGCCACCCGGCGGCTCGCGCTGACCGGCACCCCGTTCCGCTCCGACACCAACCCGATCCCGTTCGTCACGTACGAGGAGGGCGACGACGGCATCCGCCGCTCGGCCGCCGACTACACCTACGGGTACGGGTCCGCGCTCGCCGACGGCGTCGTGCGGCCGGTCATCTTCATGAGCTACAGCGGCAACATGCGCTGGCGCACCAAGGCGGGCGACGAGATCGCCGCCCGGCTCGGCGAGCCGATGACCAAGGACGCGATCAGCCAGGCGTGGCGCACCGCGCTCGACCCGCGCGGCGAGTGGATGCCGGCCGTGCTGCGCGCCGCCGACCAGCGGCTGACCGAGGTGCGCAAGGCCATCCCGGACGCGGGGGCGCTGGTCATCGCCGCCGACCAGGAGTCGGCCCGCGCCTACGCCAAGCTGATCCGGGAGATCACCGGGGACAAGGCCACCCTGGTCCTCTCCGACGACACGGGCGCGTCCAAGAACATCGACACGTTCAGCCAGGGCACCGACCGGTGGATGGTCGCCGTCCGCATGGTGTCCGAGGGTGTCGACGTGCCGCGGCTGGCGGTCGGGGTGTACGCCACCACCATCTCCACGCCGCTGTTCTTCGCCCAGGCCGTCGGCCGCTTCGTCCGCTCCCGGCGACGCGGCGAGACCGCCTCGGTGTTCCTGCCGACCGTGCCCGACCTGCTCACCTTCGCCAACGAGATGGAGCGCGAGCGCGACCATGTCCTCGACAAGCCCAAGAGGGGCGGCGAGGACGACCCGTACGCCGAGTCCGAGAAGGAGATGGAGGAGGCGAACCGGGAGCAGGACGAGGACACCGGCGAGCAGGACATGCTGCCCTTCGAGGCGCTGGAGTCCGACGCCGTCTTCGACCGGGTCATGTACAACGGGGCCGAGTTCGGCATGCAGGCCCACCCCGGCAGCGAGGAGGAGCAGGACTACCTCGGCATCCCGGGGCTGCTCGAACCCGACCAGGTCCAGCTCCTGCTGCAGAAGCGGCAGGCCCGGCAGATCGCGCACAGCCGCAAGCGGCCCGACGAGGAGGCCGACCTGCTCGAACTGCCGGCCGAGCGGCGTCCGGTCGTCTCGCACAAGGAGCTGATGGAGCTGCGCCGGCAGCTCAACACCATCGTCGGCGCCTACGTCCACCAGAGCGGCAAGCCGCACGGCGTCGTCCACACCGAGCTGCGCCGGGTGTGCGGAGGCCCGCCGAGCGCCGAGGCCACCGCCGGGCAGCTGCGTCAGCGCATCGACAAGGTGCGGGAGTGGGCGACCCGGATGAAGTGA
- a CDS encoding helix-turn-helix transcriptional regulator, with protein sequence MPVKRIRLVQHRKAAGFTQEGLAEHLGVERSTVGRWESGETEPQAYLRPKLARALKVTSEQLQEALADVTVLQAQPNERMTYALQNPASADLMVVAYLHERLRQLDESYDEASSTGLLGPAGQVHGQVKSLRENATNPRVRRALYEVEADSATLMGQLVWDVSQRRDHQAPLGYFQESVEAARHGHDPSTEAYATLRMSYVALYGEKDPTRGVMLAQRAAEVAKPASPSLTGLSLLHVAEGHAMTGATSECEAALKKAEDQFARIHPDDVAAAYYTPNEYNRLAGSCYLFLGLPERAEPILRMATGALANKKKSQAIALGNLTLALLRQGKLDEAASVMHRTIDAVELTRGGGGLNLAFSAGRELRQWRREPWAQDINDRLLALMAAI encoded by the coding sequence ATGCCGGTCAAGCGCATACGCCTGGTGCAGCACCGTAAGGCCGCCGGATTCACTCAAGAGGGATTAGCCGAACATCTCGGCGTCGAGCGGTCCACCGTGGGTCGCTGGGAAAGCGGCGAGACGGAGCCGCAAGCGTACCTACGTCCTAAGTTGGCACGCGCGCTCAAAGTAACGTCAGAACAACTGCAAGAAGCTCTTGCCGATGTCACCGTGCTTCAAGCGCAGCCGAATGAACGCATGACGTATGCGCTCCAAAATCCGGCTTCCGCCGACTTGATGGTCGTGGCCTACCTGCACGAGCGACTGCGGCAACTGGACGAGTCCTACGACGAGGCATCGTCCACCGGACTGCTGGGCCCAGCGGGACAGGTGCACGGTCAGGTGAAGTCCCTCCGGGAGAACGCCACCAACCCGCGTGTGCGTCGGGCGCTTTATGAGGTCGAGGCCGACTCGGCAACCCTGATGGGCCAACTGGTGTGGGACGTCAGCCAACGGCGAGACCACCAAGCGCCGCTGGGCTACTTCCAGGAATCAGTCGAGGCGGCCCGGCATGGGCATGATCCGTCCACGGAGGCATACGCGACGCTCCGCATGTCGTACGTAGCGCTCTACGGCGAGAAGGACCCGACGCGTGGGGTCATGCTCGCGCAGCGGGCAGCCGAAGTCGCCAAGCCGGCCAGCCCCTCGCTCACGGGTTTGAGCCTGCTTCACGTTGCCGAGGGGCACGCCATGACCGGCGCGACCAGCGAGTGTGAAGCAGCGCTGAAGAAGGCCGAGGACCAGTTCGCTCGCATTCATCCCGATGATGTGGCCGCGGCGTACTACACGCCCAACGAGTACAACCGGCTGGCCGGAAGCTGCTATCTGTTCCTCGGTCTCCCCGAACGCGCTGAGCCGATCCTCCGTATGGCCACGGGAGCGCTGGCGAACAAGAAGAAGTCCCAGGCCATCGCGCTCGGCAACCTGACACTGGCGCTCCTCCGGCAAGGCAAGCTGGACGAGGCGGCATCCGTGATGCACCGCACCATTGACGCGGTGGAGCTGACGCGCGGTGGGGGCGGTCTCAACCTGGCGTTCTCTGCTGGGCGTGAACTGCGGCAGTGGCGGCGGGAACCGTGGGCACAAGACATCAACGACCGGCTGCTTGCTCTGATGGCAGCGATCTGA
- a CDS encoding SUKH-4 family immunity protein, with protein MSTPTGYRPDPYRTGYDTDPSAAGHRPDPYAAHRPARRRPAPVPRSLAGCAAVADALAALRAGARGPAATPRWAAALLGDDPRALRAVASLLRPACAAHGPVRPGGLALDLPARLLAEGFGAGRIVRFEDVDFPAGLTHEPSRRFLREVGLPEDGPGFRLDTDVPLPTLAELHALTDDPDAYADAPDTPPIPGTDHLIHLGRLPDDGRLLLDGTTGTVLHLTTTAARPLTTDLSTLALTLWLTHRSRTGPGKAEPLRADGYRNPARTEAPAAAPSRETRPRVPGPRGTTPAPPGPASRRWTPPRTPPPTCRPASPTRSSTTTGTCPYGVRIRRVGEVHQGRVA; from the coding sequence ATGAGCACACCGACCGGGTACCGCCCCGATCCGTACCGGACGGGGTACGACACCGATCCGTCAGCGGCCGGGCACCGCCCCGATCCGTACGCCGCGCACCGGCCCGCGCGGCGCCGCCCCGCCCCTGTGCCGCGCTCCCTGGCCGGTTGCGCGGCGGTGGCCGACGCGCTGGCCGCCCTGCGCGCCGGTGCCCGGGGGCCCGCCGCGACGCCCCGGTGGGCGGCCGCGCTGCTGGGCGACGATCCGCGGGCGCTGCGCGCGGTGGCGTCGCTGCTCCGGCCGGCCTGCGCGGCGCACGGTCCGGTCCGCCCCGGCGGCCTCGCCCTGGACCTGCCCGCCCGGCTCCTCGCGGAGGGCTTCGGCGCCGGGCGGATCGTCCGCTTCGAGGACGTGGACTTCCCGGCCGGGCTCACCCACGAGCCGAGCCGCCGTTTCCTGCGCGAGGTGGGCCTGCCCGAGGACGGACCGGGGTTCCGCCTCGACACGGACGTGCCGCTGCCGACCCTGGCGGAACTCCACGCCCTCACCGACGACCCGGACGCCTACGCCGACGCCCCGGACACCCCGCCGATACCGGGCACGGACCACCTGATCCACCTCGGCCGCCTGCCGGACGACGGCCGGCTGCTCCTCGACGGCACGACAGGCACGGTCCTCCACCTCACGACGACCGCCGCCCGCCCCCTCACCACGGACCTCTCCACCCTCGCCCTCACCCTCTGGCTCACCCACCGGTCGCGGACCGGCCCGGGGAAGGCGGAGCCCCTCCGGGCGGACGGCTACCGGAACCCGGCCCGCACAGAAGCCCCGGCGGCGGCCCCCAGCCGCGAAACCCGCCCTCGCGTCCCGGGTCCCCGCGGAACGACGCCCGCCCCGCCGGGCCCGGCGAGCCGGCGATGGACACCACCCCGCACCCCCCCTCCGACCTGCCGCCCCGCATCCCCAACGCGGTCTTCCACGACGACCGGGACTTGTCCTTACGGCGTCAGGATCAGACGAGTTGGCGAAGTCCATCAAGGACGCGTTGCATGA
- a CDS encoding molybdopterin cofactor-binding domain-containing protein — translation MSDETAAAEAGAAQTDPDAPPLGLGASLQPADARAKTEGTFPYAADLWAEGLLWAAVLRSPHPHARIVSIDTSHAREMPGVRAVITHEDVPGTPLHGRGRADRPLFASEVVRHHGEPLAAVAADHPDTARMAAAAVIVEYEVLDPVTDPERAFEAEPLHPDGNLIRHIPLRHGDPDAAGEIVVDGLYRIGRQDPAPIGAEAGLAVPRPDGGVELYLASTDPHGDRDAAAACYGLEPERVKIVVTGVPGATADREDQGFQLPLGLLALKTGCPVKLTATREESFLGHAHRHPTLLRYRHHADGEGRVVKVEAQILLDAGAYADTSSDALAAAVAFACGPYVVPNAFIEGWAVRTNNPPSGHVRGEGAMQVCAAYEAQMDKIAKKLGLEPAEVRLRNVLATGDVLPTGQTVTCPAPVAELLEAVREFPLPPLPKDTPEDEWLLPGGPEGAGEPGAVRRGVGYGIGMVHMLGAEGADEVSTATVRVQGGSATVLCAAVETGQGFTTLARQIVQETLGIDDVRVAPVDTDQPTAGAGCRGRHTWVSGGAVERAAKMVRTQLLQPLAHKFGMSTELLQITDGKITSYDGVLSTTVTEAMDGKELWATAQCRPHPTEPLDAAGQGDAFVGMAFCAIRAVVDVDIEIGSVRVVELAVAQDVGRVLNPAQLAARIEAGVTQGVGIALTENLRTPRGLVRHPDLTGYALPTALDTPDIRIVKLVEERDVVAPFGAKAVSAVPVVASPAAIASAVRAATGRPVNRLPIRPQAAVVTG, via the coding sequence GTGAGCGACGAGACCGCCGCCGCGGAGGCCGGCGCGGCGCAGACCGACCCCGACGCGCCCCCGCTCGGCCTCGGCGCGTCCCTGCAGCCCGCCGACGCCCGCGCCAAGACCGAGGGCACCTTCCCCTACGCCGCCGACCTGTGGGCCGAGGGGCTGCTGTGGGCGGCCGTCCTGCGCTCCCCGCACCCGCACGCGCGCATCGTCTCCATCGACACCAGCCACGCGCGCGAGATGCCCGGCGTCCGCGCGGTGATCACCCACGAGGACGTGCCTGGCACCCCGCTGCACGGCCGCGGCCGGGCCGACCGGCCGCTCTTCGCCTCCGAGGTCGTACGCCACCACGGCGAACCCCTCGCCGCCGTCGCCGCCGACCACCCGGACACCGCCCGGATGGCCGCCGCCGCCGTCATCGTCGAGTACGAGGTGCTCGACCCGGTGACCGACCCGGAGCGGGCGTTCGAGGCGGAACCGCTGCACCCCGACGGCAACCTGATCCGGCACATCCCGCTGCGCCACGGCGACCCGGACGCCGCCGGCGAGATCGTCGTCGACGGCCTCTACCGCATCGGCCGCCAGGACCCCGCCCCCATCGGCGCCGAGGCCGGCCTCGCCGTGCCCCGCCCCGACGGCGGCGTGGAGCTGTACCTGGCCTCCACCGACCCGCACGGCGACCGCGACGCCGCCGCCGCCTGCTACGGGCTGGAACCCGAGCGCGTCAAGATCGTCGTCACCGGCGTGCCCGGCGCCACCGCCGACCGCGAGGACCAGGGCTTCCAGCTCCCGCTGGGCCTGCTCGCCCTCAAGACCGGCTGCCCGGTCAAGCTCACCGCCACGCGCGAGGAGTCCTTCCTCGGCCACGCCCACCGCCACCCCACCCTGCTGCGCTACCGCCACCACGCGGACGGCGAGGGCCGGGTGGTGAAGGTCGAGGCACAGATCCTGCTCGACGCGGGCGCCTACGCCGACACCTCCTCCGACGCGCTCGCCGCCGCCGTCGCCTTCGCCTGCGGCCCCTACGTGGTGCCGAACGCCTTCATCGAGGGCTGGGCGGTGCGCACCAACAACCCGCCGTCGGGCCATGTGCGCGGCGAGGGCGCGATGCAGGTCTGCGCCGCCTACGAGGCGCAGATGGACAAGATCGCCAAGAAGCTCGGCCTCGAACCCGCCGAGGTCCGGCTGCGCAACGTGCTCGCCACCGGCGACGTGCTGCCCACCGGCCAGACCGTCACCTGCCCGGCCCCCGTCGCCGAACTCCTGGAGGCGGTACGGGAGTTCCCGCTGCCGCCGCTGCCCAAGGACACCCCCGAGGACGAGTGGCTGCTGCCCGGCGGCCCCGAGGGCGCGGGCGAACCGGGCGCGGTGCGGCGCGGCGTGGGCTACGGCATCGGCATGGTGCACATGCTCGGCGCGGAGGGCGCCGACGAGGTGTCCACGGCCACCGTCCGGGTCCAGGGCGGGTCCGCGACCGTGCTGTGCGCGGCCGTCGAGACCGGCCAGGGCTTCACCACCCTCGCCCGGCAGATCGTGCAGGAGACCCTCGGCATCGACGACGTGCGCGTCGCCCCGGTCGACACCGACCAGCCGACGGCCGGCGCGGGCTGCCGGGGCCGGCACACCTGGGTGTCGGGCGGCGCGGTCGAGCGGGCCGCGAAGATGGTCCGCACCCAGCTCCTCCAGCCGCTCGCCCACAAGTTCGGCATGTCCACCGAGCTGCTCCAGATCACCGACGGCAAGATCACCTCGTACGACGGGGTGCTGTCGACCACCGTCACCGAGGCGATGGACGGCAAGGAACTGTGGGCCACCGCGCAGTGCCGCCCGCACCCCACGGAGCCCCTCGACGCCGCCGGGCAGGGCGACGCCTTCGTCGGCATGGCGTTCTGCGCGATCCGCGCGGTCGTCGACGTCGACATCGAGATCGGCTCCGTGCGCGTGGTGGAACTGGCCGTCGCCCAGGACGTGGGCCGGGTGCTCAACCCGGCGCAGCTCGCCGCCCGCATCGAGGCGGGCGTCACCCAGGGCGTGGGCATCGCGCTCACCGAGAACCTCCGCACCCCGCGCGGGCTGGTCCGCCACCCCGACCTCACCGGCTACGCCCTGCCGACCGCCCTGGACACCCCGGACATCCGCATCGTCAAGCTGGTCGAGGAGCGGGACGTCGTCGCCCCCTTCGGCGCCAAGGCGGTCAGCGCGGTGCCCGTGGTGGCGTCCCCGGCGGCCATCGCCTCGGCGGTGCGCGCGGCCACCGGCCGCCCGGTCAACCGGCTGCCGATCCGCCCCCAGGCCGCGGTGGTCACGGGCTGA
- a CDS encoding ATP-binding protein has product MNETSTPHLYYATNLRLAAVSSAVSCSRMFIRQTLQRWKVPDCIDVAELVVSELVTNAVEATGITEPQPRWTAITAAHVIGVQLRITDARLYIEVWDRSTDAPVRKKPDDDAEGGRGLLLIEAITERWDVYRPNVGGKVVWAEMPLSEPPKPPCVPGLPARVPGETRPRAGRMERVATTALMQRVLDGLRQLV; this is encoded by the coding sequence GTGAACGAGACGTCCACGCCTCACCTGTACTACGCGACCAATCTGCGCCTGGCCGCGGTCTCCTCAGCGGTCAGTTGCTCGCGTATGTTCATCCGGCAGACGCTCCAGCGCTGGAAGGTGCCGGACTGCATCGACGTTGCCGAGTTGGTGGTGAGCGAACTCGTCACCAACGCGGTCGAGGCAACCGGCATCACCGAGCCGCAGCCGAGGTGGACGGCGATCACGGCGGCGCACGTCATCGGGGTACAACTTCGGATCACCGACGCCCGGCTGTACATCGAGGTCTGGGATCGCAGCACTGATGCTCCTGTGAGGAAGAAGCCGGACGACGACGCCGAGGGTGGACGCGGTCTGCTGCTCATCGAGGCCATCACCGAACGGTGGGACGTCTACCGTCCGAACGTCGGCGGCAAGGTCGTCTGGGCTGAGATGCCACTCAGTGAGCCTCCGAAGCCGCCATGCGTTCCCGGCCTGCCGGCTCGGGTGCCAGGCGAGACCAGGCCGCGGGCCGGCCGGATGGAAAGGGTCGCCACCACCGCCCTCATGCAACGCGTCCTTGATGGACTTCGCCAACTCGTCTGA
- a CDS encoding MFS transporter produces MTVPEPRDTDVAVPAVPAVPAAPAPADALGHPGPADPAGAAMSPPDGETVLSRAYRALSIGIVSVVVLIAFEATAVGTAMPVAARELDGVSLYAFAFSGYFTTSLFGMVLSGQWSDRRGPLAPLTVGIGSFAAGLVLSGTAGAMWPFILGRAVQGLGGGLVIVALYVVVGRAYPERLRPAIMAAFAAGWVVPSVVGPLASGAVTEHLGWRWVFLGIPALVVFPLALALPQIRRRASGSVGEPGERGTAPASFDGRRIRLALAISLGAGLLQYAAQDLRWISLPAGAAGVALLVPAVLGLLPQGTWRAARGLPSVVLLRGVAAGSFIAAESFVPLMLVTQRGLSPTLAGLSLAAGGATWAFGSWLQSRPGMEERRERLMSFGMLLVAASIAVAPSVLIPAVPAWIVAVAWGFGCFGMGLVISSTSVLLLRLSAPEEAGANSAALQISDGLSNVILLAAGGAAFAALGGGTVTHAAADVTGSHPAAFAAVFLPMAAVALAGAWVATRLRER; encoded by the coding sequence ATGACCGTCCCCGAGCCGCGCGACACCGATGTCGCCGTCCCCGCCGTCCCCGCCGTCCCCGCCGCCCCCGCGCCCGCGGATGCCCTGGGCCACCCGGGCCCCGCCGATCCCGCCGGGGCCGCCATGTCCCCGCCGGACGGCGAGACCGTGCTGAGCCGCGCCTACCGGGCGCTGAGCATCGGCATCGTCTCCGTCGTCGTCCTGATCGCCTTCGAGGCGACGGCGGTCGGCACCGCCATGCCCGTCGCCGCCCGCGAACTGGACGGCGTCTCGCTGTACGCGTTCGCCTTCTCGGGGTACTTCACGACCAGCCTGTTCGGGATGGTCCTCTCCGGCCAGTGGTCGGACCGGCGGGGCCCGCTGGCGCCGCTGACGGTGGGGATCGGCTCCTTCGCGGCCGGACTGGTGCTTTCCGGAACGGCCGGCGCGATGTGGCCGTTCATCCTCGGCCGGGCCGTGCAGGGCCTCGGCGGCGGGCTGGTCATCGTCGCCCTCTACGTGGTCGTCGGCCGCGCCTACCCGGAACGGCTGCGCCCGGCGATCATGGCCGCGTTCGCGGCGGGCTGGGTCGTGCCCTCGGTCGTCGGACCGCTCGCCTCCGGCGCGGTGACCGAGCACCTGGGCTGGCGCTGGGTCTTCCTCGGCATCCCGGCGCTCGTGGTCTTCCCGCTGGCCCTCGCGCTGCCCCAGATACGCCGCCGCGCCTCCGGCTCGGTGGGGGAGCCCGGGGAGCGCGGGACGGCGCCGGCCTCCTTCGACGGCCGCCGCATCCGCCTCGCCCTCGCCATCTCCCTCGGCGCCGGGCTCCTCCAGTACGCCGCCCAGGACCTGCGCTGGATCTCCCTGCCGGCCGGCGCGGCCGGCGTCGCCCTGCTGGTCCCGGCGGTCCTCGGGCTGCTCCCCCAGGGCACCTGGCGGGCGGCGCGCGGACTGCCCTCCGTGGTGCTGCTGCGCGGGGTGGCCGCCGGTTCCTTCATCGCCGCCGAGTCCTTCGTCCCGCTGATGCTGGTCACCCAGCGGGGACTGAGCCCCACGCTCGCCGGGCTCTCCCTCGCGGCCGGCGGCGCGACCTGGGCCTTCGGCTCCTGGCTCCAGTCCCGGCCCGGCATGGAGGAGCGCCGCGAGCGGCTCATGTCCTTCGGCATGCTGCTGGTGGCCGCCTCCATCGCCGTCGCGCCGAGCGTGCTGATCCCCGCCGTGCCGGCCTGGATCGTGGCCGTCGCCTGGGGCTTCGGCTGCTTCGGCATGGGGCTGGTGATCTCCTCCACCAGCGTGCTCCTGCTGCGGCTCTCCGCCCCCGAGGAGGCCGGCGCGAACTCCGCCGCCCTCCAGATCTCCGACGGCCTGTCCAACGTGATCCTGCTCGCCGCGGGCGGGGCCGCCTTCGCCGCCCTCGGCGGGGGCACCGTCACCCATGCCGCGGCCGACGTCACCGGTTCCCACCCGGCCGCGTTCGCCGCGGTGTTCCTGCCCATGGCCGCGGTGGCCCTGGCCGGGGCCTGGGTGGCGACCCGGCTGCGCGAGCGGTGA
- a CDS encoding helix-turn-helix domain-containing protein yields the protein MTAETSQTLDRGLRVLKLLADTDHGLTVTELSHRLGVNRTVVYRLLATLEQHALVRRDLGGRARVGLGVLGLGRQVHPLVREAAMPALRSLAEDIGATAHLTLVDGAEALAVAVVEPTWTDYHVAYRAGFRHPLERGAAGKAILAARRYRAADHDDPGFTLTQGELEAGACGAAAPLIGVSGVEGSVGVVMLSDVVPERVGVRVMDAAREVAEALR from the coding sequence GTGACCGCGGAGACCTCCCAGACGCTCGACAGGGGACTGCGGGTCCTCAAGCTGCTGGCCGACACGGACCACGGACTGACCGTCACCGAGCTGTCCCACCGGCTGGGGGTGAACCGGACCGTGGTGTACCGGTTGCTCGCCACGCTGGAACAGCACGCCCTCGTCCGCCGCGACCTCGGCGGACGCGCCCGGGTGGGACTCGGGGTGCTCGGCCTGGGCCGTCAGGTGCACCCGCTGGTGCGCGAGGCGGCGATGCCGGCGCTGCGGTCGCTGGCCGAGGACATCGGGGCCACCGCCCACCTGACGCTGGTGGACGGCGCGGAGGCGCTGGCCGTGGCGGTGGTCGAGCCGACCTGGACCGACTACCACGTGGCCTACCGGGCCGGGTTCCGCCACCCGCTGGAGCGGGGCGCCGCGGGCAAGGCGATCCTCGCCGCCCGCCGGTACCGGGCCGCCGATCACGACGACCCCGGCTTCACCCTGACCCAGGGCGAACTGGAGGCCGGCGCGTGCGGTGCCGCCGCGCCGCTGATAGGGGTGAGCGGGGTGGAGGGCAGCGTCGGGGTGGTCATGCTCTCCGACGTGGTGCCCGAACGGGTCGGCGTCCGGGTGATGGACGCGGCCCGGGAGGTCGCGGAGGCGCTGCGCTGA
- a CDS encoding 5-formyltetrahydrofolate cyclo-ligase encodes MIDIGQAKQELREKVWRRLIDGGGAPDDSYGKIPGFHGAEDTAEMLAGQDFWRRATTVKANPDWAQLAVRVRALKDGKRLYMAVPRMASPQPFYLLDPENLGLPPEEAAEKKGAARIARRIGVESMEPVDVVVCGSVAVNRSGARIGKGAGYSDLEVALLIEAGLVTDRTVIVAPVHPLQVVEEDIPETEHDFSVDCIVTPDEVIPCPNRRRPRGIVWDDLTTDKIAAIPVLTQRERQGRA; translated from the coding sequence GTGATCGACATCGGCCAGGCGAAGCAAGAGCTGCGCGAGAAGGTGTGGCGCCGTCTCATCGACGGCGGCGGCGCACCGGATGACTCCTACGGGAAGATCCCCGGCTTCCACGGCGCCGAAGACACTGCCGAGATGCTGGCAGGTCAGGACTTCTGGCGCCGCGCCACCACCGTGAAGGCCAACCCCGACTGGGCGCAGCTTGCCGTCAGGGTCCGTGCGCTCAAGGACGGTAAGCGTCTCTACATGGCCGTCCCGCGCATGGCATCACCGCAACCCTTCTACCTGCTCGATCCGGAGAACCTCGGGCTTCCTCCCGAGGAGGCCGCCGAGAAGAAGGGCGCGGCTCGGATCGCCCGCCGGATCGGGGTCGAGTCGATGGAACCTGTCGACGTCGTGGTGTGCGGCAGTGTCGCCGTGAACCGCTCCGGCGCGCGCATCGGCAAGGGTGCTGGGTACTCCGACCTGGAGGTCGCCCTCTTGATCGAGGCGGGCTTGGTGACGGATCGGACGGTGATCGTCGCGCCGGTTCACCCGCTCCAGGTGGTCGAGGAGGACATCCCCGAGACGGAGCACGACTTCAGCGTGGACTGCATCGTCACTCCCGACGAGGTGATCCCCTGCCCCAACCGCAGGCGTCCGCGCGGCATCGTCTGGGACGATCTGACCACCGACAAGATCGCAGCCATCCCCGTGCTCACCCAACGGGAACGCCAGGGACGCGCGTAA